One genomic segment of Paenibacillus sp. FSL H8-0332 includes these proteins:
- the aroB gene encoding 3-dehydroquinate synthase — protein sequence MSKSFEVTLQKVVDHSYLIEIGEHLFASLIRDLQQGLLMGISKYAIITDSTVEPLYGRPLLELLRHEGFQVELFSFPAGESSKTRETKAMLEDQLLSHAYGRDCCIIAVGGGAVTDLAGFLAGTFGRGVPSLNYATTLLAAADASVGGKTGVNTPVATNLIGVFHQPRKVYIDLAAWRTLPSREFRSGLAETIKHACLGDEQFFGYLEANMDRIITEDGELILDAGVCEHIALTNCRIKYEVVEQDEHESNLRQILNLGHTAGRALEALSGYRLLHGEAIAVGLVIQAKLGVKFGYMTEEEANRVVALLKKAGLPTELPEYISNRALVDKMYTDKKVRSGRIRFVFQEGIGRMKLFADGSYSVPVEESEVMELLEELRGS from the coding sequence ATGTCCAAGAGCTTTGAAGTAACACTCCAAAAAGTAGTCGATCACTCTTACTTAATTGAAATTGGTGAGCATCTGTTTGCCTCATTGATCCGTGATTTGCAGCAGGGGCTGCTTATGGGGATTAGCAAATATGCGATTATTACAGACTCTACGGTGGAGCCGTTATATGGCCGTCCTTTACTAGAGCTGTTACGTCATGAGGGATTCCAAGTGGAATTGTTCTCCTTTCCGGCGGGCGAGAGCTCGAAGACCCGGGAGACGAAGGCAATGCTGGAGGACCAGTTGCTAAGCCATGCCTACGGCAGAGACTGCTGTATTATTGCGGTGGGGGGCGGAGCGGTGACGGATCTGGCAGGATTTCTGGCCGGGACCTTTGGCCGGGGAGTACCTTCTCTGAATTATGCCACCACCTTGCTGGCAGCAGCAGATGCCTCCGTTGGCGGCAAAACAGGCGTGAACACACCCGTCGCCACCAACCTGATAGGCGTCTTTCACCAGCCCCGTAAAGTATACATAGATTTGGCCGCTTGGCGCACACTCCCTTCCCGTGAGTTCAGAAGCGGTTTGGCCGAGACCATCAAGCACGCTTGTCTGGGCGATGAGCAGTTCTTCGGTTACCTGGAAGCGAACATGGACAGAATCATTACGGAAGATGGGGAGCTGATCCTGGATGCCGGGGTGTGCGAGCATATTGCGCTGACGAATTGTCGGATCAAATATGAAGTGGTAGAGCAGGACGAGCATGAAAGTAATCTGCGGCAGATTCTGAATCTGGGGCATACGGCAGGCCGGGCGCTTGAGGCGCTCAGCGGTTACCGGCTGCTGCATGGCGAGGCCATTGCAGTGGGGCTGGTCATCCAGGCGAAGCTGGGTGTGAAGTTTGGTTATATGACGGAGGAAGAGGCTAACCGGGTAGTGGCTTTGCTGAAGAAGGCGGGTCTGCCAACAGAGCTTCCAGAGTACATTTCAAACCGGGCGTTAGTGGACAAGATGTACACGGACAAAAAAGTGCGCAGCGGCCGCATCCGCTTCGTCTTCCAGGAAGGTATCGGGAGGATGAAGCTTTTCGCTGACGGCTCTTATTCGGTTCCAGTTGAAGAATCGGAGGTCATGGAGCTGCTGGAGGAGCTTCGTGGGAGCTGA